A region of Curvibacter sp. AEP1-3 DNA encodes the following proteins:
- a CDS encoding sigma-54-dependent Fis family transcriptional regulator, with product MPGSRISLAQLMQVTGVSPSTPPVDARFPGQRGFELNQVDGSSHPTLADLSECLFFSPGDGRIWLQDQRMVLMHAEAMGSLRRELIESMGLDKARGLLTRMGYMSGARDAELIRRQWPDAEPSVAAMAGTRLHALEGQVKVEVVRVRFDAASGEYQGEFIWHNSSEDDEHIAVYGVGGSPACWMQTGYATGYVSTLFGRLILFREVACRSAGDAQCRVIGRSVELWEDPQEDLRHLQLGDRGPNAEPVAATAEALGEHSPTSGQDPTLVGASSAFNAAFHMVRRVAPTPATVLFTGESGVGKEMFARSLHRNSDRAARPFVAINCAAIPETLIESELFGVERGAFTGAGASRPGRFERADGGTLFLDEIGTLSLVAQGKLLRALQEGEIERVGGTKTVKVNVRVVAATNEHLREAVRKGSFREDLFYRLNVFPIHLPPLRERSDDIPLLMQHFLNHYRERYQREVPGFSQRAVKALFNYGFPGNIRELQNLIERAVIMVNDGELIDVHQLFRGGEELSEGVLSLPASAAGDAGGRLVGGTESSSSHVSLTPGQTLGGAEQEWIAAALRRSAGNIAAAARQLGITRATLLYRAKQHGIEVGRIRR from the coding sequence ATGCCTGGCTCCCGCATCTCTCTGGCGCAACTCATGCAGGTCACCGGCGTCTCGCCGTCCACCCCGCCGGTAGACGCCCGCTTTCCCGGCCAACGGGGGTTCGAGCTGAACCAAGTCGACGGCAGCAGCCATCCGACCCTGGCCGATCTGAGCGAATGCCTGTTCTTTTCGCCGGGTGACGGACGCATCTGGTTGCAGGATCAACGCATGGTGCTGATGCACGCCGAAGCCATGGGAAGCTTGCGCCGCGAACTGATCGAAAGCATGGGCCTGGACAAGGCCCGCGGCCTTTTGACCCGCATGGGCTACATGAGTGGGGCGCGCGATGCGGAGCTGATAAGGCGCCAATGGCCGGATGCCGAGCCGTCAGTAGCCGCCATGGCAGGTACCCGGCTGCACGCCCTGGAAGGCCAAGTCAAAGTGGAAGTAGTGCGGGTGCGCTTTGACGCCGCCAGCGGCGAGTACCAGGGGGAATTCATCTGGCACAACTCCAGCGAAGACGACGAGCACATTGCCGTCTATGGTGTGGGCGGTTCACCCGCCTGCTGGATGCAGACCGGCTATGCCACCGGCTATGTGAGCACGCTGTTCGGCCGCTTGATCCTGTTCCGTGAAGTGGCGTGCCGTTCTGCGGGCGACGCGCAATGTCGCGTGATCGGACGCTCGGTGGAACTATGGGAAGACCCGCAGGAAGACTTGCGCCACCTCCAGCTGGGTGACCGGGGCCCGAATGCAGAGCCTGTGGCTGCGACTGCAGAAGCGCTTGGCGAACACAGTCCCACCAGTGGCCAGGACCCGACCCTGGTCGGCGCGTCTTCTGCCTTCAATGCGGCTTTTCATATGGTGCGCCGTGTTGCCCCTACACCGGCGACCGTGTTGTTCACCGGGGAATCCGGCGTGGGCAAAGAGATGTTCGCGCGCAGCCTGCACCGCAACAGTGACCGTGCGGCCAGGCCTTTTGTGGCGATCAACTGCGCGGCCATTCCGGAGACACTGATCGAGTCCGAACTCTTCGGCGTGGAGCGCGGCGCGTTCACCGGGGCTGGCGCCTCCCGGCCGGGGCGCTTTGAGCGTGCCGACGGTGGCACCTTGTTTCTGGACGAAATCGGCACGCTCAGCCTGGTAGCCCAAGGCAAACTTCTGCGGGCCTTGCAAGAAGGCGAGATCGAGCGGGTGGGCGGGACCAAAACGGTGAAGGTCAACGTGCGTGTGGTGGCCGCGACCAACGAACACCTGCGCGAGGCCGTTCGCAAAGGCAGCTTCCGTGAAGACCTGTTTTACCGGCTCAATGTGTTCCCGATCCACCTGCCGCCGCTGCGCGAGCGGAGCGACGACATTCCGCTGCTGATGCAGCACTTCCTGAACCACTACCGTGAGCGCTACCAGCGCGAGGTACCCGGCTTCAGCCAGCGGGCAGTGAAAGCCCTGTTCAACTACGGTTTCCCCGGCAATATCCGGGAGCTGCAAAACCTGATCGAGCGCGCGGTGATCATGGTCAACGACGGCGAGCTGATCGATGTGCACCAGCTGTTCCGGGGCGGCGAGGAGCTGAGCGAAGGCGTACTCTCGCTCCCCGCTTCAGCTGCGGGCGATGCAGGCGGCCGCTTGGTGGGCGGCACAGAGTCCTCCTCATCCCA